From Nonlabens sp. Ci31, the proteins below share one genomic window:
- a CDS encoding M1 family metallopeptidase, whose product MKKIAIILTAAIALASCNSSKNVVANQSSDSGTYWQQHVNYDMDVDIDVDRYQYTGQQKLVYTNNSPETLDRVYYHLFFNAFQPGSEMDVRSRSIADPDPRVGSRIVALKPNEIGYLHVSSMKQDGQPLLTDEQGTVLVVKLAKTLAPGQSTTLELDFNGQVPVQIRRSGRNNAEGVALSMTQWYPKMAEFDKYGWNTSPYIAREFHGVWGDFDVEVTIDKDYTIGGTGYLQNPKEIGHGYDKANSGPARSEDGKLKWHFKAPQVHDFAFGADKDFIHDIYKGANGVDLHFFYKDNDAIKENWKQLQPVTNEFLKYYNEHIGKYPYKQYSVIQGGDGGMEYAMCTLITGERSFGSLAGVTAHEFAHSWFNHILATNESKDEWMDEGFTTYISNLAMNEVFKEGKENPNAGSYRGYISLAMSGKEQPQTTHADRYEYNGAYGTSAYSKGAVFMAQLGYVVGDEVRDQIIKEYFNTWKFKHPDPNDFKRVAERVSGFDLEWYLIDWTMTTNTIDYSIENMSSLDGKAVISLSRKGLMPMPLDIEVTMNDGSTKMYYIPLEEMRGEKKVTRNVTTVADWAWAYPTYELTLDTVNLNNVKSVTIDPKEMMADVNKANNTFPIEE is encoded by the coding sequence ATGAAAAAAATTGCTATAATTCTTACCGCTGCGATTGCACTAGCTAGTTGTAACTCTTCTAAAAATGTAGTGGCTAACCAGTCATCTGATTCTGGTACTTACTGGCAACAACATGTCAACTATGATATGGATGTGGATATAGATGTAGATCGTTACCAATACACAGGTCAACAAAAACTGGTGTATACTAACAACTCGCCAGAAACGCTAGATCGAGTTTACTATCATTTATTTTTCAATGCTTTTCAACCAGGAAGTGAAATGGATGTACGTTCCCGTAGTATCGCAGATCCTGATCCGCGTGTAGGGTCTCGTATTGTAGCTTTAAAACCTAATGAAATAGGCTATTTGCATGTGAGCAGTATGAAGCAAGACGGTCAACCTTTATTAACAGACGAACAAGGAACTGTACTCGTAGTAAAGCTTGCAAAAACACTCGCACCAGGACAGTCTACTACTCTAGAACTAGATTTTAACGGTCAGGTTCCTGTACAAATAAGAAGAAGCGGCCGTAATAATGCCGAAGGAGTTGCTCTTTCTATGACACAATGGTATCCTAAAATGGCTGAGTTTGATAAATACGGTTGGAATACAAGCCCGTATATCGCACGCGAATTTCACGGTGTTTGGGGAGATTTTGATGTGGAAGTAACTATTGATAAAGATTATACTATCGGTGGAACTGGTTACCTTCAAAACCCTAAAGAAATAGGTCATGGTTATGACAAAGCAAATTCTGGCCCTGCAAGAAGCGAGGACGGAAAATTAAAATGGCATTTTAAAGCCCCTCAAGTTCATGATTTTGCATTTGGCGCAGACAAAGATTTTATCCACGATATCTACAAAGGAGCAAACGGAGTGGACCTTCACTTCTTCTACAAGGATAACGACGCTATCAAAGAAAACTGGAAACAATTACAACCAGTAACTAATGAGTTCTTAAAGTACTATAACGAGCATATAGGGAAATACCCTTACAAACAATACTCAGTGATTCAAGGTGGTGATGGTGGTATGGAATATGCGATGTGTACCTTAATAACTGGAGAACGCAGTTTTGGTAGTCTTGCGGGAGTTACTGCTCATGAATTTGCACACTCGTGGTTCAACCACATTCTCGCTACTAACGAGTCTAAAGATGAGTGGATGGATGAAGGTTTTACTACCTATATTTCTAACCTAGCTATGAATGAAGTTTTTAAAGAAGGAAAAGAAAATCCAAATGCTGGCTCTTATAGAGGTTATATAAGTCTTGCGATGTCTGGTAAAGAACAACCACAAACCACCCATGCAGACCGTTATGAATACAATGGCGCTTATGGAACCAGTGCTTATTCTAAAGGAGCCGTTTTTATGGCACAACTAGGTTATGTGGTAGGAGATGAAGTACGGGACCAAATTATCAAAGAATATTTCAATACTTGGAAATTCAAACATCCAGATCCTAATGACTTTAAAAGAGTGGCTGAGCGTGTGAGCGGTTTTGACTTGGAATGGTATTTAATAGACTGGACCATGACGACAAATACGATCGATTATTCTATTGAAAATATGAGTAGCCTAGATGGTAAGGCAGTAATTTCGCTTTCGCGAAAAGGCCTTATGCCTATGCCGCTAGACATAGAAGTAACTATGAATGATGGCAGTACAAAAATGTACTACATACCTCTTGAAGAAATGCGCGGAGAAAAGAAAGTAACTAGGAATGTAACTACGGTGGCAGACTGGGCTTGGGCATATCCCACCTATGAGTTGACTCTTGACACTGTCAATTTAAACAACGTAAAAAGTGTGACCATCGATCCAAAAGAAATGATGGCAGATGTGAATAAGGCTAATAATACGTTTCCAATAGAGGAATAG
- the rnpA gene encoding ribonuclease P protein component, producing MKLTLGRNKKLKSKKATDQLFTDGASMRKGPLRVVYFIAPTGGEHQIGVSVGKRFFKSAVNRNRIKRLLRESYRLHQGLLPVSESVHLKAMFIYQSGKMPDYDYIEQLTKKLLKELAKKVIS from the coding sequence ATGAAACTCACTTTAGGAAGAAATAAAAAGCTTAAAAGCAAAAAAGCCACAGACCAGTTGTTCACTGATGGAGCATCTATGAGAAAAGGGCCTTTACGGGTCGTTTATTTTATAGCACCAACTGGCGGCGAGCATCAAATAGGCGTGAGTGTAGGAAAACGTTTTTTTAAAAGTGCCGTAAATCGCAACCGTATTAAAAGATTGCTGCGAGAGTCTTATAGATTGCATCAAGGATTACTACCCGTTTCTGAAAGCGTGCATTTAAAAGCGATGTTTATTTACCAGTCTGGTAAAATGCCTGACTACGATTATATAGAACAGCTTACTAAAAAGTTATTGAAAGAGTTAGCTAAAAAGGTCATTTCTTAA
- a CDS encoding alpha-2-macroglobulin family protein, with protein MNKSILFLFSLFVLVSCTNKTDKEKLQEQQNELFKFREHVSQVSDHVISTREPILIKLIEPVEGWVVGKELDASWIKLDPSASGKLTVQDAQTISFFPEKPLKQDTEYQVKFQLGKVKEVAKDLKEFTFNFKTIAQDFIVSTDPIGSYESDYQYINGRIRASDIMELENAKKLVVAKLNGKNLKVKFPNTNALGKFFEFKIDSIKRPIEDEQLEISWDGSSIGVNDQGANTITLPGKNSFSVTDIELVNGDTAYILINFSDPLDKSQNLDGMIQIEGVDKMKFERKGNELKVFTSKSVTGSKKVEVFTGIKSVDGYKLKNGFSSFIAFEQVNPEVKLVRSGSILPSSQNSKINFKAVNLNAVDVWVYKVFNNNVLQFLQNNNLGSLENLRNVGRPVARKVIDIKATGNDVNKWNTYSVDLNEVISSDPGAIYRVEFKYKLAYSAFKCEYTADNQPEIEEVDYDDSLEASNWDSAQNYYYDDEYDYYDYNWRDREDPCSHSFYTNKSVSTNVLSSDLGITVKRGENNGYLIAVNDIISTRPLGGALVKLFNFQQQEISSGRTNTEGLLDIRPDKPAFFAKVTYNNEHGYVKLDDGNALSVSKFDTSGKRLQKGIKGYIYGERGVWRPGDHIYLTFMLNDTDNKLPNGHPIQLELRDPNGKIIHAEVQKNGLNNFYQFDLTTDDNAPTGNWNAKVEVGGVTFNKTLKIETIKPNRLKVQLDFDEEIIKSGKNVNGSLKAMWLHGAIAKSLKANVTAKYYATTTQFKKYDTYVFDDPSRYFDLQESEVFDGTLDQNGDASFNFEPHMDSQAPGMLKASFLTKVYENGGDFSTNVTTKTYSPYDTYVGMDVPLGDKQRGMLLTDTDHNFDVVTLDQSGAPKATKNLEVKVYKVNWRWWWQSQSGSLSRYEASEYRQEVYSNTINTNSSGKGSFKFQLKYPEWGRYLVRVYDPVSGHSTGKIIYVDWPGWAGKSRKVDPEMASMLIFNADKKTYKVGENAKITFPSSAGGRALITVENGTEVLDAQWAETKDKQTQVNIPLHDPYVPNVYVHITYLQPHAQTANDLPLRMYGVIPLLVENAATHLEPEIKMPKELAPKSSAKVTVSEKNNKAMTYTLAVVDEGLLDLTNFKTPDAWDTFFAREALGVKTWDIFDDVIGAYGGRIDAAFAIGGDGTAAASKAKKANRFEPMVIHLGPFTLKPGEKKTHTIDIPPYVGSVRTMVVAGNDRKEAYGSAEIATPVKKPLMMLASLPRKLSPGETVKLPVTVFAMDDKVKDVKVTLENSPFFELLNGNTQQLKFTETGDQIAYFDVKVKNATGIAKLKLSAKGNGETAAYETEIDVVNPNPYSTISEKAMLKPGETATVPIQPFGTKGSNASTLTFSSLPAMDPGRRLNYLIRYPHGCVEQTTSAAFPQLHLSNVVDLTGNQQKEISYNVKQAINKLGYYQKANGGFSYWPGSGSVNDWGTTYAGHFMIEAEKAGYTVPISFKSNWIAYQKRVAKQWRYNDHNDLLQAYRLYTLAVAGAPDLSSMNRLRESANLSNDSKLRLAASYALVGQSKAAEELLKKSNIDFQPSRYDYRTYGSPQRNRAMALETYTIMKKEEPARQLMEEMARNLDSDRYYNTQALAYSFIAISKYVNHVGGKGVNVDYTFKGKTNSISSTKSIANRDLGIDENSTTVTVKNKGDNTIFITNALTGKLPVGNEKAAQSKLSATVSYVDKDGNAVNVSKINQGTEITAITTITNTTGSRIEDVALTQILPSGWEIVNTRFTDYGAKETNNSIEYTDIRDDRVNYYFDLKPKETITFKTTINASYLGTYYLPGIQCEAMYDADYIVRNKGQWIEVVR; from the coding sequence ATGAACAAATCTATTTTATTTCTGTTTTCGTTATTTGTTTTGGTTTCTTGTACCAACAAAACCGACAAAGAAAAGCTCCAAGAACAACAAAATGAACTTTTCAAATTTAGAGAACACGTCAGTCAGGTTTCTGATCATGTGATCTCTACTAGAGAACCTATTCTAATCAAACTTATAGAACCAGTGGAAGGCTGGGTAGTTGGAAAAGAGCTGGATGCCAGTTGGATAAAATTAGATCCTAGTGCTTCAGGAAAATTAACCGTTCAAGATGCACAGACCATTTCTTTTTTCCCAGAAAAACCTTTGAAGCAGGACACAGAATATCAGGTGAAATTCCAGTTGGGAAAAGTAAAAGAGGTAGCAAAAGACTTAAAGGAATTCACTTTTAACTTTAAAACGATTGCTCAGGACTTTATCGTAAGTACCGATCCAATAGGAAGTTATGAAAGTGATTATCAATATATCAATGGAAGGATACGAGCCAGTGATATTATGGAATTGGAGAACGCAAAAAAATTGGTTGTAGCAAAATTAAACGGAAAGAATCTAAAGGTCAAGTTTCCTAATACAAATGCACTAGGTAAGTTTTTTGAGTTTAAGATAGATAGTATTAAAAGACCGATTGAAGACGAACAATTGGAAATTTCGTGGGACGGTAGCAGTATAGGTGTAAATGATCAAGGAGCAAATACCATTACACTTCCTGGAAAAAACAGCTTTTCAGTAACTGATATAGAGTTGGTTAATGGAGACACAGCATATATTTTGATCAATTTTTCTGACCCGCTAGATAAAAGTCAGAACCTTGATGGGATGATTCAAATAGAAGGCGTGGATAAAATGAAATTTGAGCGTAAAGGAAACGAACTGAAAGTATTTACTTCTAAGTCAGTTACGGGTTCTAAAAAAGTAGAAGTTTTTACAGGAATAAAAAGTGTTGACGGCTATAAATTAAAAAACGGATTTTCAAGTTTTATCGCTTTTGAGCAGGTCAACCCAGAAGTAAAGTTGGTGCGTTCTGGTAGCATTCTTCCTTCCTCACAAAATTCAAAGATCAATTTTAAAGCAGTGAATTTAAATGCGGTGGATGTTTGGGTGTACAAAGTTTTTAATAATAATGTGTTGCAGTTTTTACAAAATAACAATCTGGGCTCTTTAGAAAACCTGCGTAATGTAGGAAGACCAGTCGCTCGCAAAGTGATTGATATTAAAGCAACCGGAAATGACGTGAATAAATGGAATACCTATTCGGTAGATCTTAATGAAGTCATCTCTTCAGATCCTGGCGCTATTTACAGAGTGGAGTTTAAATACAAGCTCGCTTATAGTGCTTTTAAATGTGAGTATACAGCCGATAATCAGCCAGAGATAGAAGAAGTGGACTATGACGATTCTTTGGAAGCTAGCAATTGGGATAGCGCTCAGAACTATTATTATGATGATGAGTACGACTATTACGATTACAATTGGAGAGATCGTGAAGATCCGTGTTCGCATTCTTTTTATACAAACAAGTCAGTAAGTACCAACGTTCTTTCCAGCGATCTCGGAATTACGGTAAAAAGAGGAGAGAACAACGGCTATTTGATCGCGGTAAATGATATCATTTCCACAAGGCCTTTAGGTGGCGCTTTAGTAAAGTTGTTCAATTTCCAACAGCAAGAAATTAGCAGTGGTCGTACTAATACGGAAGGATTGTTAGACATACGTCCAGACAAACCAGCCTTTTTTGCAAAGGTTACTTATAACAACGAGCATGGTTATGTAAAGCTGGATGATGGTAATGCACTATCGGTAAGTAAGTTTGATACCTCTGGAAAGCGACTCCAAAAAGGAATTAAAGGATATATTTATGGAGAGCGGGGGGTATGGCGTCCAGGAGATCATATCTACCTCACCTTTATGCTCAATGATACCGACAATAAATTACCTAATGGTCACCCTATCCAACTAGAATTAAGAGACCCAAATGGTAAAATCATACATGCTGAAGTTCAGAAAAACGGATTGAACAATTTCTATCAATTTGATCTGACAACAGATGATAATGCACCGACAGGAAACTGGAACGCAAAAGTAGAAGTAGGTGGTGTAACTTTTAATAAAACGCTCAAGATAGAAACCATCAAACCCAACCGCCTAAAGGTACAGCTGGATTTTGATGAAGAGATTATCAAATCTGGGAAGAATGTCAACGGTTCTCTAAAAGCGATGTGGCTGCATGGCGCGATTGCAAAAAGCCTTAAAGCAAATGTTACCGCAAAATATTACGCTACAACGACTCAATTCAAGAAATACGACACTTATGTTTTTGATGATCCGTCTCGATATTTTGATTTACAAGAATCTGAGGTATTTGATGGAACCTTAGATCAAAACGGAGACGCTAGTTTTAATTTTGAACCTCACATGGATTCTCAAGCACCTGGAATGTTAAAGGCTAGTTTCCTGACTAAAGTGTATGAAAACGGAGGAGATTTTAGTACTAATGTGACTACCAAAACCTATTCGCCTTATGATACTTATGTAGGAATGGATGTGCCTTTGGGAGACAAGCAAAGAGGGATGTTACTGACAGATACCGACCATAATTTTGATGTAGTTACTTTAGATCAAAGCGGTGCTCCTAAAGCGACCAAAAATCTGGAAGTAAAAGTATATAAAGTCAACTGGAGATGGTGGTGGCAAAGCCAGTCTGGAAGCCTTTCTAGATATGAAGCAAGTGAATACAGACAGGAAGTGTACAGCAACACGATTAATACCAATTCTAGCGGTAAAGGAAGCTTTAAATTTCAACTGAAATACCCAGAATGGGGAAGGTACTTAGTACGTGTTTATGACCCTGTTTCTGGACACTCTACTGGAAAAATCATTTATGTGGACTGGCCAGGTTGGGCTGGAAAAAGTCGTAAAGTAGACCCAGAAATGGCTTCCATGCTTATTTTTAACGCAGATAAAAAAACGTATAAAGTAGGAGAGAACGCAAAAATTACGTTTCCATCATCAGCGGGTGGTCGTGCATTGATTACCGTAGAAAATGGAACGGAAGTCCTAGACGCACAATGGGCAGAAACGAAGGATAAGCAAACACAAGTCAACATACCGCTCCATGACCCGTATGTTCCTAACGTCTATGTTCATATTACTTATTTACAACCGCATGCCCAAACGGCAAATGATCTTCCTTTGAGAATGTACGGCGTGATTCCATTGCTGGTAGAGAATGCCGCAACTCACTTAGAGCCAGAAATAAAGATGCCTAAAGAACTCGCTCCTAAAAGTAGTGCTAAGGTTACCGTGAGTGAGAAAAACAACAAAGCCATGACCTATACCCTTGCGGTTGTGGATGAAGGATTACTAGATCTGACCAACTTTAAAACACCAGACGCTTGGGATACTTTCTTTGCTCGTGAGGCATTGGGTGTGAAGACTTGGGATATTTTTGATGATGTGATCGGTGCTTATGGCGGTCGAATAGATGCGGCTTTTGCCATAGGTGGAGATGGAACGGCAGCAGCTTCTAAAGCTAAAAAAGCCAACCGATTCGAACCTATGGTCATTCACCTAGGACCTTTTACATTGAAGCCAGGCGAGAAGAAAACACATACAATTGATATTCCTCCATATGTAGGTTCGGTACGCACGATGGTGGTAGCTGGAAATGACCGCAAAGAAGCCTACGGCAGTGCCGAAATTGCGACTCCAGTAAAAAAGCCATTAATGATGCTCGCATCACTTCCTCGAAAGCTTTCCCCTGGAGAAACAGTAAAATTACCAGTAACCGTTTTTGCGATGGACGATAAGGTAAAAGATGTAAAAGTGACATTAGAAAACTCGCCATTCTTTGAATTATTAAATGGGAATACACAGCAATTAAAGTTTACGGAGACTGGCGATCAAATCGCTTATTTTGATGTAAAAGTGAAGAACGCCACTGGAATTGCTAAGTTGAAACTGTCTGCAAAAGGGAACGGAGAAACCGCCGCTTATGAGACAGAAATTGACGTGGTGAACCCCAATCCGTACAGTACAATTTCAGAAAAAGCGATGTTAAAGCCGGGAGAAACCGCAACGGTTCCTATCCAGCCTTTTGGAACTAAGGGAAGCAATGCCTCTACACTAACTTTTTCTAGTTTGCCGGCGATGGATCCTGGCCGCAGGTTGAATTACTTGATTCGTTATCCGCATGGTTGTGTGGAGCAAACTACTAGTGCGGCCTTTCCACAATTACATCTTTCTAATGTAGTGGATCTGACTGGAAATCAGCAAAAGGAAATCAGTTATAACGTTAAACAGGCGATCAATAAACTGGGCTATTATCAAAAAGCTAACGGTGGTTTTTCTTATTGGCCAGGCAGCGGTAGCGTTAACGATTGGGGTACCACTTATGCGGGTCATTTTATGATTGAGGCAGAAAAAGCAGGATATACAGTTCCTATCTCGTTTAAATCCAACTGGATTGCTTATCAAAAAAGAGTGGCAAAACAATGGAGATACAACGATCATAATGACTTGCTTCAAGCTTATAGATTGTATACACTAGCTGTTGCAGGAGCACCAGATTTATCTTCTATGAACCGCTTACGCGAAAGCGCAAACCTTTCTAATGATAGCAAGTTAAGACTAGCTGCATCCTATGCATTAGTAGGTCAGAGCAAGGCAGCTGAAGAGCTATTAAAGAAGAGCAATATAGATTTCCAGCCGAGTAGATATGATTACAGAACTTATGGTTCTCCACAACGTAATCGTGCCATGGCACTAGAAACCTACACGATCATGAAAAAAGAGGAGCCTGCGAGACAGCTCATGGAAGAAATGGCTAGAAATCTAGATTCTGATCGTTATTACAACACCCAGGCATTGGCTTACAGCTTTATTGCTATCAGTAAATATGTAAATCACGTAGGTGGCAAAGGAGTGAATGTGGATTATACTTTTAAAGGTAAAACAAATAGCATTTCTAGTACTAAAAGCATCGCAAATCGCGATTTAGGTATTGACGAAAACTCAACCACAGTTACTGTAAAAAATAAGGGCGACAATACGATTTTCATTACCAATGCCCTGACCGGTAAATTACCAGTAGGAAATGAAAAAGCTGCTCAAAGTAAGCTGAGTGCGACAGTTAGTTATGTTGATAAAGATGGAAACGCCGTAAACGTGAGTAAAATAAATCAAGGAACTGAGATCACTGCTATCACAACGATTACCAATACGACTGGTTCTAGAATAGAAGATGTGGCACTGACACAAATCTTGCCATCAGGTTGGGAAATAGTTAATACGCGATTTACAGACTACGGTGCAAAAGAAACGAACAACAGTATAGAGTACACTGACATTAGAGACGATCGTGTGAATTATTATTTTGATTTAAAACCTAAGGAAACAATCACCTTTAAAACAACTATCAATGCCAGTTATTTAGGCACCTACTACCTACCAGGCATACAATGTGAAGCCATGTATGATGCCGATTATATAGTTAGGAATAAAGGGCAATGGATAGAGGTGGTGCGATAA
- a CDS encoding GRAM domain-containing protein — MIKMFSKEFWIMAVGFGVPMWIIMTLFMGVTDEVSLKLFAVNFIAFVLIAGPLFATVLVLFARYSFKKVSISIPENETLIKEFGANLYKGKEGVGGKIALTDKSVIFKSHKVNIQTGETRINIQYISDFKIKNRVFNLLNNEITLTTIDKDYRFIIQDRDHFIEELKRLNTSI; from the coding sequence ATGATAAAGATGTTTAGTAAGGAATTTTGGATAATGGCAGTTGGATTTGGAGTTCCAATGTGGATAATAATGACCCTATTTATGGGAGTCACTGATGAGGTTTCACTTAAGCTATTTGCAGTCAACTTCATAGCTTTCGTATTAATTGCGGGACCATTATTTGCTACGGTATTGGTTTTATTTGCTAGGTATTCTTTTAAGAAAGTTAGCATAAGTATTCCTGAAAATGAGACGCTAATTAAAGAATTTGGAGCTAATCTTTATAAAGGTAAAGAAGGCGTAGGAGGAAAAATTGCTTTAACTGATAAAAGTGTCATTTTCAAATCTCATAAAGTAAACATCCAAACAGGAGAAACACGTATCAATATTCAATACATTTCAGATTTTAAGATCAAAAATCGAGTATTCAACCTCCTAAACAATGAAATTACTTTAACCACTATTGATAAGGATTATCGATTTATTATTCAAGATCGAGATCATTTTATAGAAGAATTAAAGAGGCTGAATACCAGTATTTAG
- a CDS encoding TonB-dependent receptor domain-containing protein — MKTLFTITCLFITSITMAQTTVSGVILDEKNEPVTGVNVYLEGTYDGTTTDIVGEFSFTTQETSYGILIASYIGYEEYKLKALIIDMVGLKLRFRESLNALNTVVLSAGSFSAGDSSKASVLKPLDIVTTAGAVGDFIGALQTLPGTSSNADDGRLFVRGGSAEETQIFIDGSRVFRPFAPTTGNIPTRGRFSPFLFDGITFSTGGFSAEYGDALSSVLLLNTNDFPKEEKTELGIMTLGGTIGKTKIWGKNSLSVNAQYINLAPYNELIPQNNQFEKPFQSINGEAVYRYEFDQGLFKAYSAYSYSDFAIIQEDIDVEEGFYFGLRNRNYYGNLNYNGSLSESWNIETGLSLAHDNNNVNLATTKIDAVENALHAKFKLQKRYNNYFKLHMGVEQFLINYKEDVQLENDTFKSGIDHGITGAFTEAEVFASKDLAFKAGLRGDYYSASSEFKVSPRLSAAVSLNNSSQFSLAYGNFYQIAQNNVQQYDQDLKPENAQHYIANFLFKKNDRMFRAEAYYKKYDQLLTYDTTRVQFDSDLSNGGDGYAAGLDVFWRDERSIKNLDYWVSYSYLDTERKFRNFPVEATPNFATDHNFSLVTKYWIEALQSQIGATFNYSSGRPFTNTNESGFLNERTTSFQSLDFNWAYLIDQQKILYFSVSNVLGRDNVFGYQYSTTPDVQGQFDRRTIGQAADRFFFVGFFWTIGGSDNQLDNL; from the coding sequence ATGAAAACGCTTTTTACAATTACCTGTCTTTTTATTACTTCTATCACGATGGCACAAACTACTGTTTCAGGAGTGATTCTCGATGAGAAAAATGAACCAGTGACGGGCGTAAATGTTTATCTGGAAGGAACTTATGACGGTACCACTACAGATATAGTGGGTGAATTTTCTTTTACTACACAAGAAACTTCTTACGGAATTCTCATCGCCAGTTACATAGGGTATGAAGAATACAAGTTAAAAGCTCTTATAATAGATATGGTGGGATTAAAGTTACGCTTTCGCGAAAGCTTGAATGCATTAAACACCGTAGTCCTGAGTGCAGGAAGTTTTAGTGCAGGAGATAGTTCTAAAGCTAGTGTTTTGAAACCACTAGATATCGTAACTACGGCTGGTGCAGTTGGAGATTTTATTGGTGCATTGCAAACCCTTCCTGGAACATCCTCAAACGCAGATGACGGGCGTCTTTTTGTGCGTGGTGGAAGCGCAGAAGAAACCCAAATCTTTATCGATGGAAGTCGTGTTTTCAGACCATTTGCTCCCACAACGGGTAATATCCCAACTAGAGGAAGGTTTTCACCATTCCTCTTTGACGGGATTACATTTTCTACCGGTGGTTTCAGTGCCGAATACGGAGATGCACTTTCTAGTGTACTGCTCTTAAACACAAACGATTTCCCTAAAGAAGAAAAAACAGAATTAGGAATCATGACCTTAGGTGGAACTATTGGAAAGACAAAAATATGGGGTAAAAACAGTCTAAGTGTAAACGCGCAATACATCAACCTAGCGCCATACAATGAGTTGATTCCACAAAATAACCAATTTGAAAAACCTTTTCAAAGTATCAATGGAGAAGCGGTTTACAGATATGAATTTGACCAAGGGCTTTTTAAGGCTTACAGCGCCTATTCTTACAGTGATTTTGCTATTATCCAAGAAGATATAGATGTGGAAGAAGGATTTTATTTTGGGTTGAGAAATAGAAATTACTACGGTAACCTTAATTATAACGGCTCTTTATCAGAAAGCTGGAATATAGAAACAGGCTTGAGTCTTGCTCACGATAATAATAATGTGAACCTAGCAACAACTAAAATAGACGCTGTAGAAAACGCGTTGCATGCCAAATTCAAACTTCAAAAACGCTATAACAATTACTTTAAGCTCCATATGGGCGTAGAGCAATTTCTTATCAATTACAAGGAAGATGTGCAACTAGAAAACGACACTTTTAAAAGCGGTATCGACCATGGAATTACGGGTGCCTTTACAGAAGCTGAGGTTTTTGCTTCTAAAGATCTTGCTTTCAAAGCTGGTTTGCGAGGCGATTATTACAGCGCTAGTTCAGAATTTAAAGTATCGCCTCGGTTGAGTGCTGCGGTTAGTTTAAATAACAGCTCACAGTTTTCACTGGCTTATGGTAATTTTTATCAAATCGCTCAAAACAATGTACAGCAATATGATCAAGACTTAAAACCAGAAAATGCACAACATTATATAGCCAACTTTTTATTTAAAAAGAACGACCGTATGTTTAGAGCAGAGGCTTATTATAAGAAGTACGACCAGTTGTTGACCTACGACACGACACGCGTTCAATTTGATAGCGATTTGAGTAACGGTGGAGACGGATATGCGGCTGGACTAGATGTATTTTGGAGAGATGAGCGCTCGATCAAGAACTTGGATTATTGGGTAAGTTATTCTTATCTGGATACAGAACGTAAATTCCGTAATTTCCCTGTGGAGGCGACCCCTAATTTTGCAACCGATCACAACTTTAGCTTGGTAACAAAATACTGGATAGAAGCTCTGCAATCACAAATAGGAGCGACCTTCAATTATTCTAGCGGTCGTCCATTTACAAATACTAATGAGTCTGGATTTTTGAACGAAAGAACGACTTCTTTTCAAAGTCTGGATTTTAACTGGGCTTATTTGATAGATCAACAAAAAATTCTTTATTTCTCGGTTTCTAATGTACTGGGTAGAGATAATGTATTTGGTTATCAATACAGCACTACGCCAGATGTTCAGGGCCAGTTCGATCGCCGTACGATAGGTCAGGCGGCAGACCGTTTCTTTTTCGTAGGCTTCTTTTGGACCATAGGCGGTAGCGATAATCAACTGGATAATTTATAA